A single genomic interval of Deltaproteobacteria bacterium harbors:
- a CDS encoding TlyA family RNA methyltransferase → MTKEKLRLDKLLVRRGLAASRQRAQALILAGKVLVDGQRLDKAGQRVAAAVEIKVLESEEDAYVSRGGLKLAAALDHFGLAVAGLTVMDVGASTGGFTDCLLKRGARRVYAVDVGYGQLAWKLRQDERVVVLERCNVRYLSKDLVPETVDLVTIDVSFISLKKVIPSVTPFSKDGGLLLALIKPQFEVGRSQVGKGGVVRDPELHNKVVAEVSQFCLDLGLQVKGTVESSLLGPKGNREFFLLAKRAGG, encoded by the coding sequence ATGACAAAGGAGAAGCTGCGTCTGGATAAGCTCCTGGTAAGGCGGGGATTGGCGGCTAGCCGCCAAAGAGCACAGGCCCTTATTCTTGCCGGCAAAGTGCTGGTAGATGGGCAAAGGTTGGACAAGGCTGGTCAGCGGGTTGCGGCCGCTGTGGAAATAAAAGTCCTGGAGTCAGAGGAGGATGCCTACGTAAGCAGAGGCGGGCTCAAACTGGCGGCTGCTCTAGATCATTTTGGCCTTGCCGTGGCCGGGCTGACAGTCATGGATGTGGGCGCCTCAACCGGTGGCTTTACCGATTGTTTGCTCAAACGGGGTGCTAGAAGAGTCTATGCGGTGGATGTTGGCTATGGACAGCTTGCCTGGAAGCTGCGGCAGGATGAGCGGGTGGTGGTCCTGGAGCGCTGCAATGTACGCTATCTCAGTAAAGACCTGGTGCCAGAGACAGTGGATCTGGTGACCATTGATGTCTCATTTATTTCTTTGAAGAAAGTAATTCCCAGTGTGACACCTTTCAGCAAAGATGGCGGCCTGCTGCTGGCGCTCATCAAGCCTCAATTCGAGGTGGGACGCAGCCAGGTGGGAAAGGGCGGCGTTGTACGAGATCCTGAACTGCACAACAAAGTAGTTGCCGAGGTGAGTCAGTTCTGCCTCGACCTAGGGCTGCAGGTCAAGGGAACGGTTGAATCCAGCCTGCTGGGTCCGAAGGGAAATCGTGAGTTCTTCTTACTTGCAAAGAGGGCAGGCGGGTAA